A single region of the Acuticoccus sediminis genome encodes:
- a CDS encoding AraC family transcriptional regulator produces the protein MDPLSDVLMLLKPRSYVSAGFEAGGAWLLAFPPYEGIKVNAVLSGSCWLAMGDGSDPVRLREGDCFILPKGRPFRLGSDLGAPPVDAGTVFGRASPGGVAALNGGADFVLAGSRFSLDAAHADILLDVLPSVVLVEDVRDREELRWILTRMRREVRERLPGGDLVAQHLAHLMLVQALRLYLEERAGVGVGWLYALADRRIGSAIGAIHAEPARRWTVQQLAERAGMSRTAFAVRFKAMVGRAPMDYLTRWRMALAADRLETSGDAIPAIAASLGYDSESAFGAAFKRVMGASPRQHGRRRRPSHTASPPPASGAP, from the coding sequence ATGGATCCTCTCTCCGATGTCCTGATGCTCCTGAAGCCCCGGAGCTACGTCTCCGCAGGCTTCGAGGCGGGCGGCGCCTGGCTCCTGGCGTTTCCACCCTACGAGGGCATCAAGGTGAATGCCGTCCTGTCCGGGTCGTGCTGGCTGGCGATGGGCGATGGAAGCGATCCGGTGCGCCTGCGCGAGGGGGACTGCTTCATCCTGCCGAAGGGGCGTCCGTTCCGGCTCGGCAGCGATCTCGGCGCGCCACCGGTCGATGCCGGCACGGTGTTCGGCCGCGCCTCGCCGGGCGGCGTCGCGGCCCTCAACGGCGGGGCGGACTTCGTGCTCGCCGGGAGCCGCTTCTCCCTCGACGCCGCGCACGCGGACATCCTCCTCGACGTGCTTCCCTCCGTCGTCCTCGTCGAGGATGTCCGGGACCGCGAGGAACTGCGCTGGATCCTGACGCGCATGCGCCGCGAGGTGCGCGAGCGGCTGCCCGGCGGGGACCTCGTCGCGCAGCACCTCGCCCACCTCATGCTCGTCCAAGCCCTTCGGCTCTACCTGGAGGAGCGGGCGGGCGTCGGTGTCGGGTGGCTCTATGCCCTCGCCGACAGGAGGATCGGCTCGGCGATCGGCGCGATCCACGCCGAGCCGGCCCGTCGCTGGACGGTGCAGCAGCTGGCCGAGCGGGCCGGCATGTCGCGAACGGCCTTCGCCGTCCGCTTCAAGGCCATGGTCGGGCGCGCGCCGATGGACTACCTGACGCGCTGGCGGATGGCCCTCGCGGCGGACAGGCTGGAGACGTCGGGCGATGCGATCCCGGCGATCGCGGCTTCGCTCGGCTACGATTCCGAGAGCGCCTTCGGCGCCGCGTTCAAGCGGGTGATGGGCGCATCGCCCCGCCAGCACGGCCGCCGCCGGCGGCCATCACATACGGCGAGCCCGCCCCCGGCCAGCGGAGCGCCTTAG
- a CDS encoding NAD(P)H-binding protein, producing the protein MILITAPAGNIGSQVLAALAASNEAIRVVARHPSRLPAEVRSRVEVVEGSHGDPETVTRALDGVRRVFWLVPGDMTAADAMAAYVDFTRPAAEALKTGTVTHVVAVSALGRGWPRDAGHVTATLEADDLIAETGVAFRALACASLMENQLRQLAQIRDHGVLSWPADGDRPFPHVATRDVAALAARLLLDPAWDGAEEIPMTGPQDVSFNAIAAIMTEVLGRPVRFEEMRTEDLRAMLAARGASAGMAQAMVDMLTAKNEGLDHMGPRSTPADTPTDIHQWCTDVLKPAIAG; encoded by the coding sequence ATGATTCTCATTACGGCGCCTGCGGGCAACATCGGCAGTCAGGTTCTCGCGGCGCTTGCCGCCAGCAACGAGGCCATCCGGGTCGTCGCCCGCCACCCCTCCCGCCTTCCGGCCGAGGTCCGTTCGCGGGTCGAGGTCGTCGAGGGATCGCACGGCGATCCGGAAACAGTGACGAGGGCGCTCGACGGCGTCCGCCGTGTCTTCTGGCTCGTTCCCGGCGACATGACGGCGGCGGACGCGATGGCGGCCTACGTCGACTTCACCCGCCCCGCCGCGGAGGCGTTGAAGACCGGAACCGTCACGCACGTCGTCGCCGTCTCCGCGCTCGGCCGCGGCTGGCCGAGGGACGCGGGCCACGTCACGGCGACCCTCGAGGCGGACGACCTGATCGCGGAGACGGGCGTCGCCTTCAGGGCGCTCGCCTGCGCGTCGCTGATGGAGAACCAGCTCCGCCAGCTCGCTCAGATCCGGGATCACGGCGTGCTGTCCTGGCCCGCCGACGGCGACCGGCCCTTCCCGCACGTTGCCACGCGGGACGTCGCGGCGCTCGCCGCGCGCCTCCTTCTCGATCCCGCCTGGGACGGCGCCGAGGAGATCCCGATGACCGGGCCGCAGGACGTCTCGTTCAACGCCATCGCCGCCATCATGACGGAGGTCCTTGGCCGTCCGGTCCGCTTCGAGGAGATGCGGACGGAGGACCTCAGGGCGATGCTGGCCGCGCGCGGCGCGTCGGCGGGGATGGCGCAGGCGATGGTCGACATGCTGACGGCGAAGAACGAGGGCCTCGACCACATGGGGCCCCGCTCCACGCCGGCCGACACGCCGACCGACATCCACCAGTGGTGCACCGATGTCCTGAAACCGGCCATCGCGGGGTAG
- a CDS encoding branched-chain amino acid ABC transporter permease — MDTFLQVVANGLMLGGLFAIVAVGLTLIFGIVKVINFAHGEFLMVGMYLTFLLSTRLSIHPYLTAAAVVPALFILGALTQRLLIQPLLSARDEHVQIFATVGLSTALINLALLIFGADIANTPNYGLRSQFELGHVRILEGQLYVFLAAIALVIALQIFMKRTTIGRAIRATAQNRAAAQLMGINDRFIYILSFGIGAACVGVGSALIAPLYPTSPTVGTYFVLIAFVCVVLGGLGSIPGAFVGALIIGVVDSLSGFYIGSDLREAVVFAIFLLILLLKPSGLFGTRMNLSHVSP; from the coding sequence ATGGACACCTTTCTTCAAGTCGTCGCCAACGGCCTCATGCTGGGCGGGCTCTTCGCCATCGTCGCGGTGGGGCTGACGCTCATCTTCGGGATCGTGAAGGTCATCAACTTCGCCCACGGCGAGTTCCTGATGGTCGGCATGTACCTGACCTTCCTCCTGTCGACGCGGCTGTCGATCCACCCCTACCTGACCGCGGCGGCCGTGGTGCCGGCACTCTTCATCCTCGGCGCGCTGACGCAGCGCCTCCTGATCCAGCCGCTGCTGAGCGCCCGTGACGAGCACGTGCAGATCTTCGCGACCGTCGGCCTGTCGACGGCGCTGATCAACCTCGCGCTGCTGATCTTCGGCGCGGACATCGCCAACACGCCCAACTACGGCCTGCGCAGCCAGTTCGAGCTCGGCCACGTGCGCATCCTTGAAGGGCAGCTCTACGTCTTCCTCGCAGCGATCGCGCTGGTGATCGCGCTGCAGATCTTCATGAAGCGCACCACCATCGGCCGGGCGATCCGGGCCACCGCGCAGAACCGCGCCGCGGCGCAGCTCATGGGGATCAACGACCGCTTCATCTACATCCTGAGCTTCGGCATCGGCGCGGCGTGCGTCGGCGTCGGCTCGGCGCTGATCGCGCCGCTCTACCCGACGTCGCCGACGGTCGGGACCTATTTCGTGCTGATCGCCTTCGTGTGCGTCGTGCTGGGCGGTCTCGGGTCGATCCCGGGCGCCTTCGTCGGGGCGCTGATCATCGGCGTCGTCGACTCGCTCTCGGGCTTCTACATCGGCTCGGACCTGCGCGAGGCGGTGGTGTTCGCGATCTTCCTGCTGATCCTCCTCCTCAAGCCCTCGGGGCTCTTCGGCACCCGCATGAACCTGAGCCACGTTTCGCCATGA
- a CDS encoding branched-chain amino acid ABC transporter ATP-binding protein/permease, whose amino-acid sequence MTEQTLTEAPAAGANGLSARKLAGPVALVLLLGAILAIPIGMGDQFVYHIFITICIFAALSTAWNIVGGFAGQLSLGHAIFYGIGGYTGVILVNLGVTPWIGMFAGAGIAAIVAVIISWPCFRLHGPFFALASIAFLEVFRVLALHFRDLTGGATGLMIPLKIGWEWMVFRERLPALLIAFGMLLVCLGVAWVIRTHRLGYYLVATRERESAAKAAGVRTVRVRLAAVAVSAALAAMVGTFHAMYLTFIEPEAMFSLSFSIQIAMFALIGGIGTIFGPLLGAVLLVPITEFARGALGAEAIGLHGFVYGVVLMLVVLFLPNGVLGLVHRVAGVGTRGRVEPVAPPAIALAETRPPVGDTVMRIEGLQKHFGGLHVTNDVSFTLREGEILGVIGPNGAGKTTVFNMISGFLRPDAGTVSVLSPDGAWVQPTTPGDYAALGVGRTFQIVQPFAAMTVEENIMVGAFHRHPHVADAREAARQTAHRMGLGHYLDAEARSLTIGGLKRLEVARVMAMEPRILLLDEVMAGINQTDVRRAVDLMLSIRDGGVSIIAIEHVMQAVMSLSDRVVVFNSGQIIAEGDPHEVVRDPHVIEAYLGKDFVHA is encoded by the coding sequence ATGACCGAGCAAACCCTGACCGAGGCGCCGGCCGCCGGCGCCAACGGCCTCTCGGCGCGAAAGCTCGCCGGGCCCGTCGCGCTGGTGCTGCTCCTGGGAGCGATCCTCGCCATTCCGATCGGAATGGGGGACCAGTTCGTCTACCACATCTTCATCACCATCTGCATCTTCGCCGCGCTGTCGACGGCGTGGAACATCGTCGGCGGCTTCGCCGGCCAGCTCTCGCTGGGACACGCGATCTTCTACGGCATCGGCGGCTATACCGGCGTCATCCTCGTCAACCTCGGCGTCACGCCGTGGATCGGCATGTTCGCGGGCGCTGGCATCGCGGCCATCGTCGCGGTGATCATCTCGTGGCCGTGCTTCCGCCTCCACGGGCCGTTCTTCGCGCTGGCGAGCATCGCCTTCCTGGAGGTGTTCCGCGTCCTCGCGCTGCACTTCCGCGACCTCACCGGCGGCGCGACGGGCCTCATGATCCCGCTCAAGATCGGCTGGGAGTGGATGGTCTTCCGCGAGCGACTGCCCGCCCTCCTCATCGCCTTCGGGATGCTGCTGGTGTGCCTCGGCGTCGCGTGGGTGATCCGCACGCACCGTCTCGGCTACTACCTGGTCGCGACGCGCGAGCGCGAGTCGGCGGCGAAGGCCGCCGGCGTCAGGACGGTGCGCGTGCGCCTCGCCGCGGTCGCCGTCTCGGCGGCGCTGGCGGCGATGGTCGGCACCTTCCACGCGATGTACCTCACCTTCATCGAGCCGGAGGCGATGTTCTCGCTGTCCTTCTCGATCCAGATCGCGATGTTCGCCCTCATCGGCGGCATCGGCACCATCTTCGGCCCGCTCCTCGGCGCCGTCCTCCTGGTGCCGATCACCGAGTTCGCCCGCGGCGCGCTCGGGGCGGAGGCGATCGGGCTGCACGGCTTCGTCTACGGCGTCGTGCTGATGCTGGTGGTCCTCTTCCTGCCGAACGGCGTCCTCGGCCTCGTCCACCGCGTCGCGGGCGTCGGGACGCGCGGCCGGGTGGAGCCGGTCGCGCCGCCGGCCATCGCCCTCGCCGAGACGCGCCCGCCCGTCGGCGACACCGTGATGCGCATCGAAGGGCTGCAGAAGCACTTCGGCGGCCTCCACGTGACCAACGACGTGAGCTTCACGTTGCGGGAGGGCGAGATCCTCGGCGTCATCGGCCCCAACGGCGCCGGCAAGACCACCGTCTTCAACATGATCTCCGGCTTCCTGCGGCCGGATGCGGGGACGGTCTCGGTGCTCTCGCCGGATGGCGCGTGGGTGCAGCCGACGACACCGGGCGACTACGCCGCGCTCGGCGTCGGGCGCACCTTCCAGATCGTCCAGCCGTTCGCGGCGATGACGGTGGAGGAGAACATCATGGTCGGCGCATTCCACCGCCACCCGCACGTGGCGGACGCGCGCGAGGCGGCACGGCAGACCGCGCACCGGATGGGCCTCGGCCACTACCTCGATGCGGAGGCGCGCAGCCTTACCATCGGCGGGCTGAAGCGGCTGGAAGTCGCGCGCGTCATGGCGATGGAGCCGCGCATCCTCCTCCTCGACGAGGTGATGGCCGGCATCAACCAGACCGACGTGCGACGCGCCGTCGACCTCATGCTGTCGATCCGCGACGGGGGCGTCAGCATCATCGCCATCGAGCACGTGATGCAGGCGGTGATGAGCCTCTCGGACCGGGTCGTCGTGTTCAACTCCGGCCAGATCATCGCAGAGGGCGACCCGCACGAG
- a CDS encoding ABC transporter substrate-binding protein, whose translation MKIKTLITAAAAFGMMAGAAHADVKFGALFPFSGGLALLGEESFRGVELAVEEINAKGGVQGEKVVLVRGDAVDNNQAIGEARRLISREGVVGIIGTYSSSRSIAASQVAELSGIPYFELGAVADEVTGRGLEYLFRTNPTADTMGEMIVQMIVDEVAPGLGKEPGDLKIGIIHEDSAYGTSVAGHQKNYGEAAGLDIVTIQAYPTSTVDMSSLVLSLKDQGVDVVLQTAYQNDAILFLNQAVEADYHPAAIIGGGGGYSLTATAEAVGENMNNVLDVDFTQYAVNHEFTPGIEDFLTAYREKYGEEPRSGHSLNNYVGAMAVLQGIDKGSSFKPDDIVAAVKAIDIPEGETAAGYGVKFGENNQNERAKMMGLQWQDGKLVTVYPREAAVAEFNIGD comes from the coding sequence ATGAAAATCAAAACACTCATCACCGCAGCCGCCGCATTCGGCATGATGGCGGGCGCCGCCCACGCCGACGTGAAGTTCGGCGCGCTGTTCCCGTTCTCGGGCGGCCTCGCGCTGCTCGGCGAGGAAAGCTTCCGCGGGGTGGAGCTCGCCGTCGAGGAGATCAACGCCAAGGGTGGCGTCCAGGGCGAGAAGGTCGTCCTCGTGCGCGGCGACGCCGTCGACAACAACCAGGCGATCGGCGAAGCCCGCCGCCTGATCTCGCGCGAAGGGGTCGTCGGGATCATCGGCACCTACTCCTCGTCCCGCTCCATCGCGGCGAGCCAGGTGGCCGAGCTCTCCGGCATTCCCTACTTCGAGCTCGGCGCGGTGGCCGACGAGGTGACGGGCCGCGGCCTCGAATACCTCTTCCGCACCAACCCGACCGCCGACACCATGGGCGAGATGATCGTCCAGATGATCGTCGACGAGGTGGCGCCGGGCCTCGGCAAGGAGCCGGGAGACCTCAAGATCGGCATCATCCACGAGGACAGCGCCTACGGCACCTCCGTCGCCGGTCACCAGAAGAACTACGGCGAGGCGGCGGGCCTCGACATCGTCACCATCCAGGCCTACCCGACGTCCACGGTCGACATGTCCTCGCTGGTCCTCAGCCTCAAGGACCAGGGCGTCGACGTGGTTCTGCAGACGGCCTACCAGAACGACGCGATCCTGTTCCTCAACCAGGCCGTCGAGGCCGACTACCACCCGGCCGCCATCATCGGCGGCGGTGGCGGCTACTCGCTGACGGCGACGGCCGAGGCGGTCGGCGAGAACATGAACAACGTGCTCGACGTCGACTTCACCCAGTACGCCGTCAACCACGAGTTCACCCCCGGCATCGAGGACTTCCTGACCGCCTACCGCGAGAAGTACGGCGAGGAGCCGCGCTCCGGCCACTCGCTGAACAACTACGTCGGCGCGATGGCCGTGCTGCAGGGGATCGACAAGGGCTCCAGCTTCAAGCCGGACGACATCGTCGCGGCGGTGAAGGCCATCGACATCCCCGAGGGCGAGACCGCGGCGGGCTACGGCGTGAAGTTTGGTGAGAACAACCAGAACGAGCGCGCCAAGATGATGGGCCTGCAGTGGCAGGACGGCAAGCTCGTCACGGTCTACCCGCGCGAGGCCGCCGTCGCCGAGTTCAACATCGGCGACTGA
- a CDS encoding NAD(P)H-quinone oxidoreductase, with amino-acid sequence MTKTTRAVIAAGAGGPEVLSVVDRPRPVPGPGQVLVEVHAAGVNRPDVMQRQGNYPPPPGASDVLGLELAGVVAELGAGVGDLAVGDRVMGLVHSGAYADWAVVDAPIAVRVPDGLSLIEAGGVPETFYTVWSNVFERAALQPGETLLIHGGTSGIGTTAIQLAKARGSRVIVTAGSEAKCQASLDIGADVAINYRAEDFVEAARKATDGRGPDVILDMVGGPYIQRNIDLVAADGRISQIAFQQGSKVEIDMLPLLLKRVTFTASTLRARPVEMKARLARALEEHVMPLLADGTVKPPVDSTYPLADVAKAHARMDGGEHVGKIILLMAPEA; translated from the coding sequence ATGACGAAGACAACGCGCGCCGTGATCGCCGCAGGGGCGGGAGGGCCGGAGGTCCTCAGCGTCGTCGATCGGCCGCGGCCCGTGCCGGGACCGGGGCAGGTGCTCGTCGAGGTCCACGCCGCCGGCGTGAACCGGCCGGACGTGATGCAGCGCCAGGGCAACTACCCACCGCCGCCGGGCGCATCCGACGTCCTCGGCCTGGAGCTTGCCGGCGTCGTCGCCGAGCTCGGGGCAGGCGTCGGTGATCTCGCGGTGGGCGACCGGGTGATGGGCCTCGTCCATTCCGGCGCCTACGCGGACTGGGCCGTCGTCGACGCGCCGATCGCTGTCCGCGTGCCGGACGGGCTGTCGCTGATCGAGGCCGGCGGCGTGCCCGAGACCTTCTACACCGTGTGGAGCAACGTCTTCGAGCGCGCGGCCCTGCAGCCCGGCGAGACGCTGCTCATCCACGGCGGCACGTCGGGCATCGGCACCACGGCGATCCAGCTTGCCAAGGCCCGCGGCTCGCGCGTCATCGTCACCGCCGGCAGCGAAGCCAAGTGCCAGGCCTCGCTCGACATCGGCGCCGACGTCGCCATCAACTACCGCGCCGAGGACTTCGTCGAGGCTGCGCGCAAGGCGACCGACGGCCGTGGGCCGGACGTCATCCTCGACATGGTCGGCGGCCCCTACATCCAGCGCAACATCGACCTCGTCGCGGCGGACGGGCGCATCTCGCAGATCGCCTTCCAGCAGGGCAGCAAGGTCGAGATCGACATGCTGCCGCTGCTCCTGAAGCGCGTCACCTTCACCGCGTCGACCCTGCGCGCCCGCCCGGTGGAGATGAAGGCGAGGCTCGCTCGGGCCCTCGAAGAGCACGTCATGCCGCTCCTGGCCGACGGCACCGTCAAGCCGCCGGTCGACTCCACCTACCCCCTCGCCGACGTCGCAAAGGCGCACGCGCGGATGGATGGCGGCGAGCACGTCGGCAAGATCATCCTCCTGATGGCCCCGGAAGCCTGA
- a CDS encoding GntR family transcriptional regulator yields MDASAGAEVRDWARPIERASLSDQAYSAIRNALMRGELRPGERMRLRPMSERFGISMTPIREALLRLVFERAMTVDERGTVTVPQLTLEQLLEIRMIRMDLEGKAAAKAAECATPEDIAGLEAIQAGISGCHARQAFDEAVHLNTEFHLALCRLGRLPITYDLVENLWVRCGPILSHLYDAGVPENWDPHPHVRIIDALRRGDSEAAWTGIRIDIEMGGQGLIEHVART; encoded by the coding sequence ATGGATGCTTCGGCGGGGGCCGAGGTGCGCGATTGGGCCCGGCCGATCGAGCGCGCGAGCCTCAGCGACCAGGCCTACAGCGCGATCCGCAACGCGTTGATGCGGGGCGAGCTGAGGCCGGGCGAGCGGATGCGTCTTCGGCCCATGTCCGAGCGCTTCGGCATCTCGATGACGCCGATCCGCGAGGCGCTGCTGCGGCTGGTGTTCGAGCGCGCGATGACCGTGGACGAGCGCGGCACGGTCACGGTGCCGCAACTCACCCTGGAACAGCTCCTCGAGATCCGGATGATCCGCATGGACCTCGAGGGCAAGGCGGCGGCGAAGGCCGCCGAATGCGCCACGCCCGAGGATATCGCCGGCCTCGAGGCCATCCAGGCGGGGATCTCCGGCTGCCATGCGCGCCAGGCCTTCGACGAGGCGGTGCACCTCAACACCGAGTTCCACCTCGCCCTCTGCCGGCTCGGACGCCTCCCCATCACCTACGACCTCGTCGAGAACCTCTGGGTGCGGTGCGGGCCGATCCTGTCCCATCTCTACGACGCGGGCGTGCCGGAGAACTGGGACCCGCACCCGCACGTGCGCATCATCGACGCGCTCCGCCGTGGCGACAGCGAGGCCGCGTGGACCGGCATCCGCATCGACATCGAGATGGGCGGGCAGGGACTGATCGAACACGTCGCGCGAACCTGA
- a CDS encoding zinc-dependent alcohol dehydrogenase, which yields MLALRKVKPEAGAALVETELAAPGPGPGEVDVVVRAAGLCGSDLHAFAWDPGYAFMTDYLPVTIGHEFAGVVAAAGADVDAFAPGDRVVCWPTVVCGRCAGCRDGRPSACEARRIVGLHRDGGFAERVRVPAGTLRHVPPTLSFERAALCEPLSIAVNAVDLARLAPGDRVAVLGPGPIGAAAAFVARQRGARVLLIGLDDAARLALARTVADVATADLRETTLGAAVDAAFGGRCDRVIEATGAPVSVEEGLAALRPEGILVAAGIHAAACRIDLARFVREKKQLVGAHDTTEDAFAEALTMLTAHGDRLERLITHRLPLSRALEGFALARSRGAMKVMLHPEETEGTIQ from the coding sequence ATGCTTGCCTTGCGCAAGGTTAAGCCCGAGGCCGGTGCCGCGCTCGTCGAGACCGAGCTCGCGGCGCCCGGGCCCGGGCCGGGGGAGGTCGACGTCGTGGTCCGCGCAGCGGGCCTCTGCGGCAGCGACCTGCACGCTTTCGCCTGGGATCCGGGCTACGCCTTCATGACGGACTATCTGCCGGTGACGATCGGTCACGAATTCGCCGGCGTCGTCGCTGCCGCCGGCGCCGATGTCGACGCCTTCGCGCCCGGCGACCGTGTGGTCTGCTGGCCCACGGTGGTCTGCGGGCGCTGCGCGGGCTGCCGGGACGGCCGCCCTTCCGCATGCGAGGCGCGGCGGATCGTCGGCCTCCACCGCGACGGCGGCTTCGCCGAGCGGGTGCGCGTGCCGGCCGGAACCCTGCGCCACGTGCCGCCGACCCTCTCCTTCGAGCGGGCGGCCCTGTGCGAGCCGCTTTCGATCGCCGTCAATGCCGTCGACCTGGCCCGCCTCGCCCCCGGCGACCGCGTCGCGGTGCTGGGGCCCGGCCCGATCGGCGCCGCCGCCGCGTTCGTCGCCCGGCAGCGGGGCGCGAGGGTACTGCTCATCGGCCTCGACGACGCGGCCCGCCTCGCCCTCGCCCGCACGGTGGCCGACGTCGCCACCGCCGACCTCCGCGAGACCACGCTCGGCGCGGCGGTGGACGCTGCCTTCGGCGGACGCTGCGACCGCGTGATCGAGGCGACGGGCGCGCCCGTCTCGGTCGAGGAGGGCCTCGCCGCGCTGCGGCCCGAAGGGATCCTCGTCGCCGCCGGCATCCACGCCGCCGCCTGCCGCATCGACCTCGCGCGCTTCGTCCGCGAGAAGAAGCAGCTCGTCGGCGCCCACGACACCACCGAAGACGCCTTCGCCGAGGCGCTGACGATGCTCACCGCGCACGGGGACCGGCTCGAGCGCCTCATCACCCACCGCCTGCCCCTCTCCCGCGCGCTGGAAGGGTTCGCGCTGGCCCGGAGCCGGGGCGCGATGAAGGTGATGCTCCACCCCGAAGAGACCGAAGGAACCATCCAATGA
- a CDS encoding acetolactate synthase catalytic subunit — MNIALPPTDNRTGAHVMAAALARHGVTDIFGQSLPSALILAAPHYGIRQVGYRTENGGAAMADAYARVSGRVPVVTAQNGPAATLLVPGLAEAFKASVPVVAIVQDVHRRFTDRNAFQELDHFALFAGVTKWIRRVADVARIDDYVDMAFTAAASGRPGPAVLMVPVDLLDERPELAPDAPRRQADLGTWPLDRMGADPARVAEAAAILARAERPVVIAGGGVHGSGAAAELTRLQDLGLPVATTVMGKGAVAETHPLSLGVVGYFMAPGGRGSHQRDLVTGADVVLLVGNRTNQNGTDSWQLYPPKARYIHIDIDGAEIGRNYEALRLKGDAKLTLTALADAMEGADLSRLEARRPGLESRVAEGKAGFERDLDTLVDMDAAPIRPERLMRDLDSVLPEDAIAVADASYASIWIANGLTARRAGQRFITPRGLAGLGWGLPFAIGAKAARPDVPVVCLSGDGGFGHVWSELETARRMRLPVTLIVLNNQILGYQKHAELSLFGDHTDVVHFTAVDHAAIARAVGCEGVRVERPEAFLPALEAALKSDTTTVIDVVTDERAHPPITSFMGKDALDY, encoded by the coding sequence ATGAATATCGCCCTTCCCCCCACCGACAACCGCACCGGCGCGCACGTCATGGCCGCCGCCCTCGCGCGTCACGGCGTCACCGACATCTTCGGCCAGTCGCTGCCGTCGGCGCTGATCCTCGCGGCGCCACATTACGGCATCCGCCAGGTCGGCTACCGGACCGAGAACGGCGGCGCGGCGATGGCCGACGCCTACGCCCGGGTCTCCGGCCGCGTCCCCGTCGTGACCGCGCAGAACGGGCCGGCGGCGACGCTCCTGGTTCCCGGCCTCGCGGAGGCCTTCAAGGCCTCGGTGCCGGTCGTCGCCATCGTCCAGGACGTGCACCGGCGCTTCACCGACAGGAACGCCTTCCAGGAGCTCGACCACTTCGCCCTCTTCGCGGGCGTCACCAAGTGGATCCGCCGCGTCGCCGACGTCGCCCGCATCGACGACTACGTGGACATGGCCTTCACCGCCGCCGCGTCCGGCCGCCCCGGCCCGGCGGTCCTCATGGTGCCGGTGGACCTCCTCGACGAGCGGCCCGAGCTGGCGCCCGACGCGCCGCGGCGGCAGGCCGACCTCGGCACCTGGCCGCTCGACCGCATGGGCGCCGACCCCGCCCGCGTCGCCGAGGCGGCGGCGATCCTCGCGCGGGCGGAGCGGCCGGTGGTGATCGCCGGCGGCGGAGTGCACGGCTCCGGCGCCGCGGCCGAGCTGACGCGGCTTCAGGACCTCGGCCTCCCCGTCGCCACCACCGTCATGGGCAAGGGCGCGGTCGCCGAGACGCATCCGCTGTCGCTCGGCGTGGTCGGCTACTTCATGGCGCCGGGCGGGCGCGGCTCCCACCAGCGCGACCTCGTCACCGGGGCCGACGTCGTGCTCCTCGTCGGCAATCGCACGAACCAGAACGGCACCGACAGCTGGCAGCTCTACCCGCCGAAGGCCCGCTACATCCACATCGACATCGACGGCGCGGAGATCGGCCGCAACTACGAGGCGCTGCGCCTCAAGGGCGACGCGAAGCTGACGCTGACCGCGCTTGCCGACGCCATGGAGGGGGCGGACCTCTCCCGCCTCGAGGCGCGCCGGCCCGGCCTCGAGAGCCGCGTCGCCGAAGGCAAGGCCGGGTTCGAGCGGGACCTCGACACCCTCGTCGACATGGACGCCGCGCCCATCCGCCCCGAACGGCTGATGCGCGACCTCGACAGCGTCCTGCCAGAGGATGCGATCGCCGTCGCCGACGCGAGCTACGCCTCGATCTGGATCGCCAACGGGCTCACCGCGCGGCGCGCCGGACAGCGCTTCATCACCCCGCGCGGCCTCGCCGGGCTCGGCTGGGGCCTGCCCTTCGCCATCGGCGCGAAGGCGGCACGGCCGGACGTCCCGGTGGTCTGCCTCAGCGGCGACGGCGGCTTCGGCCACGTCTGGAGCGAGCTCGAGACCGCACGGCGCATGCGCCTGCCGGTGACGCTCATCGTCCTCAACAACCAGATCCTCGGCTACCAGAAGCACGCCGAGCTCAGCCTCTTCGGCGACCACACCGACGTCGTGCACTTCACCGCCGTCGACCACGCGGCCATCGCCCGCGCGGTGGGCTGCGAGGGCGTGCGCGTCGAGCGGCCCGAGGCGTTCCTGCCGGCGCTCGAGGCGGCGCTGAAGAGCGACACCACCACCGTCATCGACGTGGTGACGGACGAGCGCGCGCACCCGCCCATCACGAGCTTCATGGGGAAGGACGCGCTCGACTACTGA